The Peribacillus sp. FSL E2-0218 genome contains a region encoding:
- a CDS encoding IS1182 family transposase has protein sequence MLSKHDSIQRDQLEMITLDQLVPPNHLVRKMEAAIDFTFIYDLVKDMYSEVGRPSIDPVILVKLTFIQYTFGIRSMRKTIEEVETNMAYRWFLGYGFHDKVPHFSTFGKNYERRFKDTDLFEQIFCRILMTAANKKLISVEHVFVDSTHVKASANKRKFEKKIVRKETRAYQGRLQEEINQDRENHGKKPFPPDKFDKEETKAIKESTTDPESGYYVKDERTKQFAYSFHAAADGNGFVLGTIVTPGNTHDSHILEPLVEQVIEKVGKPEAVAADAAYKTPAITSYLFNKEITPALPYTRPRTKEGFFRKHDYVYDEHFDCYLCPSGETLKYSTTNKEGYREYKSPKQICATCSFLSRCTESKDHQKVVTRHIWQAYVEEADHLRHHQEVKPIYAKRKETIERVFADAKEKHGMRWTTLRGLKKLSMQAMLTFAAMNVKKMATWTWQGPKMA, from the coding sequence ATGCTTTCTAAACATGATTCTATTCAGCGAGATCAACTTGAAATGATTACTTTAGATCAACTGGTGCCACCGAACCATTTGGTTCGTAAAATGGAGGCTGCCATTGACTTCACTTTCATTTATGACTTGGTGAAAGATATGTACTCAGAGGTAGGACGCCCAAGTATTGATCCAGTTATTTTAGTTAAACTGACTTTCATTCAATATACCTTCGGTATTCGTTCCATGCGTAAAACGATTGAAGAAGTTGAAACCAATATGGCTTATCGTTGGTTCTTAGGCTATGGTTTCCATGATAAAGTGCCTCATTTCTCTACGTTCGGAAAAAATTATGAGCGACGCTTTAAAGATACAGACCTGTTTGAACAGATTTTCTGTCGCATTTTAATGACAGCTGCTAATAAAAAGTTAATAAGTGTAGAACACGTTTTCGTGGATTCCACACATGTGAAAGCCAGTGCGAATAAACGGAAATTTGAAAAGAAAATCGTTCGTAAAGAAACACGAGCGTATCAAGGACGTCTTCAAGAAGAAATCAATCAAGATCGTGAAAACCACGGAAAGAAGCCTTTTCCACCAGATAAATTTGATAAGGAAGAAACCAAAGCAATTAAAGAAAGTACTACGGATCCTGAGAGTGGCTACTATGTGAAAGATGAACGAACAAAACAGTTTGCCTATTCATTCCATGCGGCCGCAGACGGCAACGGTTTTGTATTGGGAACGATTGTAACACCTGGTAATACACATGACAGTCATATTTTGGAGCCACTTGTTGAGCAAGTGATTGAGAAAGTTGGAAAACCAGAAGCAGTTGCCGCAGATGCAGCTTATAAAACACCAGCGATTACAAGCTACCTATTTAACAAAGAAATCACACCTGCTTTACCCTATACACGTCCTCGTACAAAAGAAGGATTCTTTCGCAAACATGACTATGTTTACGATGAACACTTTGATTGTTACCTTTGCCCTTCGGGAGAAACTTTAAAGTACTCAACAACAAATAAAGAGGGCTATCGCGAGTACAAATCGCCCAAACAAATTTGTGCAACATGCTCATTTTTATCACGGTGTACGGAAAGCAAAGACCATCAAAAAGTAGTGACACGGCATATCTGGCAAGCATATGTGGAAGAAGCAGATCATCTGCGTCATCATCAAGAGGTAAAACCTATATATGCGAAACGCAAAGAAACGATTGAGCGTGTATTCGCAGATGCAAAAGAAAAGCATGGTATGCGTTGGACTACTTTAAGGGGACTTAAAAAATTGTCGATGCAGGCGATGCTTACTTTCGCTGCCATGAATGTAAAGAAGATGGCCACTTGGACATGGCAAGGTCCTAAAATGGCTTAA
- a CDS encoding DUF2690 domain-containing protein — translation MKELNKMRTIGLSLLMTVSLFMLDFLVIGNDQALAETHSYDGKSPNYNGCANSAVTKDKVWIDSVSYVELKFSTTCKTAWAKVTVTRPAVYNHEADARIVRSTDGKAYTCESAEGNGVVNKGQTSCYTPMVYGLDPRKAQAQGIHAIPNSDAYNKAVTIWF, via the coding sequence ATGAAGGAATTGAATAAAATGAGAACGATCGGGTTATCGCTATTGATGACCGTATCACTATTCATGCTGGATTTCTTGGTCATCGGTAATGATCAAGCATTGGCTGAAACCCATAGTTATGATGGCAAAAGCCCTAACTATAATGGTTGTGCAAATTCGGCGGTAACGAAGGATAAAGTATGGATCGATTCCGTTTCGTACGTAGAATTGAAATTCAGCACAACTTGTAAAACGGCCTGGGCGAAAGTGACTGTCACCCGTCCAGCCGTCTATAATCATGAAGCGGATGCCAGAATCGTCCGCAGCACGGATGGGAAGGCCTACACGTGCGAAAGCGCAGAAGGCAATGGCGTGGTGAATAAGGGTCAGACATCTTGTTATACACCAATGGTCTATGGCCTGGACCCAAGAAAAGCCCAGGCCCAAGGGATACACGCGATCCCTAATAGCGATGCGTATAATAAAGCGGTGACCATCTGGTTTTAG
- a CDS encoding YjfA family protein, with the protein MKKMVLCFSLVAAFLVAFGTLDSISGRASAETHNYDGKSPYYNDCADSAVTKKSVKINANGATADLELKFSNTCKTAWAKITLSRPAKADGEATALVVRSTDNKQYSCASPGGNGEINKGQTTCYTPMVYDLDPRKAKAVGYWPYTAGETGWY; encoded by the coding sequence ATGAAAAAGATGGTTTTATGTTTTTCATTAGTAGCCGCTTTCTTAGTCGCTTTCGGCACTCTGGATTCAATTTCCGGCAGGGCGTCAGCAGAAACCCACAACTATGATGGAAAAAGTCCTTATTATAATGATTGTGCCGATAGTGCCGTGACCAAAAAGTCTGTGAAGATCAATGCGAATGGCGCTACTGCCGATTTGGAGCTGAAATTCAGTAACACCTGCAAAACCGCTTGGGCGAAGATCACGCTCAGCAGGCCGGCTAAAGCGGATGGTGAAGCGACTGCATTGGTTGTCCGCAGCACCGATAATAAGCAATATAGCTGTGCTTCTCCCGGAGGAAATGGTGAGATCAACAAAGGGCAAACGACCTGCTATACCCCCATGGTATATGATTTAGACCCGCGAAAAGCGAAAGCGGTCGGTTATTGGCCGTATACAGCGGGGGAAACAGGCTGGTATTAA